A DNA window from Drosophila pseudoobscura strain MV-25-SWS-2005 chromosome 2, UCI_Dpse_MV25, whole genome shotgun sequence contains the following coding sequences:
- the LOC4802920 gene encoding uncharacterized protein, whose amino-acid sequence MDCINILDGKYQILRVTPDLYDETEQLLTDLSVNHELTCLATKLKDSPVAISELRALVRHVLSCGISFAIRHVCSGRIVSAVANIIFNEKKYSIYELTEYRCPKMIKYNKLWMDLEVSYNIYKEWEMDSILEIAYLATHLDFRCRGLAFQLFKHTIDFARLMSEEKLPSDLILKDMQKEIPKGVMTMLTSPYSRKCGYKLGLEIVKTWPISDWGVVELQAIKF is encoded by the exons ATGGACTGTATAAACATTTTAGACGGAAAATATCAGATTCTGCGTGTCACGCCGGACTTGTATGATGAAACTGAACAG CTATTGACTGATTTATCGGTGAACCATGAATTGACATGCCTGGCAACCAAACTGAAAGATTCACCTGTAGCCATATCAGAGCTCCGTGCACTAGTTAGACATGTCCTGTCCTGTGGCATTTCCTTTGCCATACGGCACGTGTGCAGTGGTAGAATTGTGTCAGCAGTTGCTAATATAATCTTT AACGAAAAAAAGTATAGCATTTATGAATTGACGGAGTACAGATGTCCCAAAATGATCAAATACAACAAGCTTTGGATGGATCTCGAAGTCAGCTACAACATCTACAAAGAGTGGGAAATGGATTCGATTCTGGAAATTGCTTATTTGGCAACGCATCTCGACTTTAGGTGTCGCGGCCTGGCATTCCAATTGTTCAAACATACCATTGACTTTGCGCGACTTATGTCGGAGGAAAAGCTGCCATCGGACCTAATTTTAAAGGATATGCAAAAGGAAATACCAAAGGGTGTGATGACAATGCTCACATCGCCCTATAGCAGGAAATGTGGTTACAAATTGGGCTTGGAAATAGTCAAGACATGGCCAATATCAGATTGGGGAGTCGTAGAGCTTCAGGCGATCAAGTTTTAA